GTAATCACCGGCAAGCTTTTGTTCCTCGTCGGTGTTGACCTTGAGGAAGCGCACGGCGGGCTCCAATTCGGCGGCGACTTGCTTGAATACCGGATCCATGGCTTTGCAGGGGCCGCACCACGCCGCCCAAAAATCGACGACGACGGGAATTTTTGTCTTGGCGATGTGAACTTTGAAGTCTGCCCCGGAAACCATGATCGGCTTGGCGCGATAGAGTTTCGCGCCGCAAACGCCGCACTTGGCCATCGCGGCGGGCTTATCCGCCGGAACGCGGTTCGCCTGCGTGCACTCGGGGCATACGATTTGATAAAGGGGCGCGGACATGGATGGGCCTTTTCGTCGGGGTGTCAGAGGATCGTTCGAAAAAAATATAGCCTACGCAAGGCGCATGGCAAGGGGGCTACCGGGACGAACGCATCCGGTCCAGGCGTAGACGGTGGCGGCCGTCGCTTAGTCGGCGCACCGCCAGGGCGACGGCGCCCAAGACTCCAAGGCTGGTCGATCCGGCGAGCAGGAACATGATTAAAATCTGATACTTGACCGCCTCGCCTGGATCGACGCCGGCTAGAATTT
This genomic window from Varunaivibrio sulfuroxidans contains:
- the trxC gene encoding thioredoxin TrxC; translation: MSAPLYQIVCPECTQANRVPADKPAAMAKCGVCGAKLYRAKPIMVSGADFKVHIAKTKIPVVVDFWAAWCGPCKAMDPVFKQVAAELEPAVRFLKVNTDEEQKLAGDYAIRGIPTLILFKNGRENARVSGAMAAGPLKAWIAKST